tgtgatagtaaaaataaattcaacgactttttgtaaattcttaaaaaaaataggagctATTGTACCTTACCAAACTAAATATTAACATCATATTTTATGTGGtgttttgtatgaaacgtaaaaaacataacaaaacttttctctttttttgtagagaaaatttattttaatgtttgtgcTTGTCTTCGTAATAAAGCATAATATCAAAATCTAAATCTATAAGCCATACATAGTATTAtcatgataaataattaaaaaataaatgacttttttttatttattccgtTAACGAAATAGTGGTAGATATCTTTGAATTTTGcgacgaataaaaatattaaacaataaatcaGGTCTAATAATGAAACCgtactaataattaatatatgtcCTCAGGAGGTACAGAACTGCATTCACAAGAGAACAGTTGGCGCGTTTAGAGAAAGAGTTCATGAAAGAGAACTATGTCTCCAGACCAAGAAGGTGTGAGCTAGCTGCTCAGTTACAACTACCAGAGTCTACAATCAAAGTAAGtcaccatattattattatttagatacagaaaaataaataagttgaaAGAGCAAGTTGGCTAAAATACTCGCCGCTACCCAAAAATCGTTAGGTATGTGGCAATGATTGACCATAGACAACAATTATCACGAGCAAACTGATGACATTTCAATTGTGTTCTACCCACATATGACCTGAATGTATGGCCTTTTGTCAATTATAGGCCTGAAGTGATATTgcaatttgaaaagaaaaattaacgtAGGCGTTTTTAATGTTTCACAAATTCTATTTAACACCTAAAATGCAGAAATTGTTTGTGTACCGTGATACCTATTTGAGGGCAAAAGTACGTGTTGAGTAATACATATGCCGGTGTATATCATGTGATATTGTCGATAGATTTCTTATAGCTTATAGCCTCTTGAGAGTTTTAATGGTATTTCTTGGATCAATTGTAAAAATACACACCCTTAATGTGGGGctgaaatattattcataattaaaaaaaaaaatatcaaattattcgTCAAAGAAAGATCAAGacctgaaaaaaattaaaaaagtaaaacaacATTTCAAGTATAACAGGAAGCCGCGTATAGGTTCGTTAAAATTATCTGATGATAAAATCAATTAATCCTCTATATACTTAAATGTTACAACACATTATTCATAGATATGAGAGTAGTTACTATTATATTACCTACTATATGGAGTTGCAGATAATAATGGGTTCAAACATagattttatattacaaaagaACGAACTGCTTTATAATCAAATTTATCGAGATGCTATAAAATCTAGTATTAATAAGTCTATATGGAAATTATTacctattaatataaaatacttatattttatatatcagttacgctataatatagtttaaaacaaataaccgttcaagtgacgtagaCATGAAACGTAGCGGATAGTCACAAATTGAGGAGAGTTTCGAAACAATTTATCACATTTGTACCGTGTTTTCTGCGAATTAGCGATCGTTTACCAACGTTCTTGATGGAAAATTATTGTAGCTCTAATTGACGTATCATACATTGAAACGTTTTcattattgtataattatgtGTGCTGGTTTTGAGCAGATTCATTTTGCAACCTAAAGTTATGTTTGTAACAGCTGGTGTTATAAAAATAGTTCATTTTAATGTCTAGAAATATTAGTATGACAAATGTCAGTCTCACATcagttttaaaataacataaatctaTCCCGAACTTtaacatacttatatatttcattattaaattgtattgtgtattttattaacagCGCTAAAAGATAGACGTTCTaagaaactaaatattatattaataatattgtttttcaattgGTGAAAAAGTTATGTCATCGCGTATGACAATGTACCTACACTTATTGACTTTGAAACTatgtattctatttttaattccaCACAAAAATCTGACAAGATCATATTTATTGTAatctattttattacaatacgcCAATCTACACCTCAATGACACAATAATTATCACGACCGAATTCCGATTATACACACGCTTTATGGCCACAAACTTTACACTCCCGTTAATTTGTACAAAAGTGCCGCCATGTTCAGTAGCTTTACAATGTTAATAAAGATTAATTCGAAAAAGAAACTCTATTATAAAGTCAAATGATGGACAGATGTTTTATGGCGAGATTATACCAATTAACTGAGCGCGCTATTTGTTTATGGCGCTCTATAGAGGAATTTTCGTTTAAGAGTTTGTTTAAAATGGAATTACATATGCTAAGACTAAACCCAAAACACACTTCAAATATCTACTTAGCTACTCCGTTATGGTCAACTGAATATACAGTTTGAGCTAAATTATAAGTAAACTCTCAATGAGACCTAAAATTTCAGTTTAACACCAGCATAAAAAGGATTTTATGTCTGTAAGTATATTTTAGCACAACTCGGCTGAACATTTTATTACCTTTTCCCAACAGTAGAAAGCAATAATCTTGTCTATGATGCAACTGAAAGCCCGCCATTTTCCGCGCGCAAATAACAAAATGGCCGCTAATGGACGCGTCATTGTTGCTTTCAAATCTTAAAATATCTTATAGGAGTTCAAACATAAAGGGCTTTGTGTATTTGTTTTGTGGCGCATAATATCCACGTTAAAGGcttttagtaatattttaacgTTTTAATATGCGTGTGTTTAATTAGAGGATACGTGTGAAACGTATAATTATTAACTTGAAAATCTTGAATTCAAATAAAAGTGATAATCCATTACATGTTTATTACTGTTTTATTGCTTTGAGTGTGCGTTTCATTCCGTTTTATAGGAGCaatgtgttttaattattatgattgtatAATTATTGAAGCCACTACCGTTTCTGGTTTGGAtgaggaaaatattttttttaaatattatctcgTGCCTCTAGACAACTTCGCGCTTTAATACCGAACTTCATGAAACGGTTTTCTTCGTCTGTGTTTTGATGATCCGCCAATTATgaaacaattttaatgaatttgtataCAGATGAGTGGTTTTGATCAATTTAATGTTAGCGTATTTATTTCTAGAATAGACGTCATGTTATGGATTTAGGAGGTCGAAATTTCatgtattttgataattttgttATCTTCCAACTGATTTGAACTAAGTAATTCAAAACCAATTGGAATGAGTTACCTACCTACTTAAGTAGGTAAGTGTATGGTTGCGTTTACTACCTACCTATTCTAGGTCGTACTTTCTATTGGTGGATTTCAGTGACTGATCTTCTCGTACTAAGTGTAAAACATGATCTTTTCAtgcaaaataagtatttttttatgatacattcAGAAGACAGTACTTAGCTATTGATTTTACCGATTATAGAAAAAGATGTTATGACTTTTACTTTGAGAACTTATGCAAtactttcaattaaaataatcacGCTTCATTCATAAGTATTTGAACTTTCTCTTATAAGTTAGGTaggtacaataaaaaattataggtatataatataatttatgatcATTTGAAGGATCACTcgaattttatgtttaaaaccATGCacgtttatttgaatatttgtgtTTTGCTTATAATTACTGAATAAATCAAGTACATTCCACTTGTTTACTACGTTCAAATTAAATAtcgagtaaaaaataatatctaccCCCAGGGTCTTATGAGAATAAAATCGACTGTAGGCGGCCTTAACAGAGCAAAAGGAAAACACGTTAAATTAATAACGGTCTGAATAAGATTCTTTTgcgttttatttaattcaacttTTTATCTTAGTTAATAAAAAAGTTTCCTTTTTTATACTCTaagataaatattgatttatgcCATACTATAAGTCTATGTTTATATAATAGCATATATTTTAGCTTAAAATGTATTATACTTTGATGAAGCAAATATAATTGGACATAACTAACCCTGTCTCTTTCTTACAGGTATGGTTCCAAAACCGAAGAATGAAAGACAAAAGACAGCGCATCGCGGTAGCTTGGCCATACGCGGCTGTTTACAGCGACCCAGCGTTCGCAGCGTCAATCCTTCAAGCCGCTGCCTCATCTGTTGGCTTACCGTATGGATATCCCAGCCCGGCTATGATACCACCTTTCCATAACCCACTACCGACTGGCTACCCATACCCATACCCATATCCACGCTATCCCTACATTCCCCCCACACCACCTTCTCCTGTAAACCCGGAATCATCGTTACGACCATCGTATAACTTCAATTTAAATGTtgataaataagtatatttaatcTATAGTTCGTCCTCAGACTAATGTTAGAAATAGACCGAGAGCCAGGGACTATAAAGACctcatatatttaaatattcctCCTATacacattttgtattttatattgaaataagtaCAACTATTTTAGTATGGAGTACTAAATAATGTCGGTAACTATCTTACTAAGTTAAATTACTGATGTTATTTGCTTTTCAACTGTAGCATCGATTATACCAAATGGATGAATCAAAATCCGAATAAATGGAGTTTTTTTTAGTCTGTGGGCGTAGTTAAGgacattttaatttgtaaataaatagtataatgtaacttatttaaatatgacCAGTGCTTACTcgaaactattattatatacgtTACATGAAACTTAAAAGACATTTTCATTCCATAGTGTACAAATTTTCTTAGGATTtacgatattattataataatataggtattattttatatttagaaagtaGGTAGAGCAAAGAAAATAACACCTATCAAAAACAACAGTGGATTACTTAAAAGTTGTAAATTGGTTTAACAGTATTACCCACTAGAAGAAATATGAGATATGCTTTTGTAAAAAGATAGTAAATTAACTTGTTGACATTAAATCAAACCATAGACTATCAAAGCTCTATCTGTTCATGTATATACTTAATACTTAAGGTAGTAattgtacaaatattataaactaccaaaggatttgttatttatttagtgcaatatttatatttgtaaaagatTTCAATGCTCAAATAACCAAAAGAAACGTTGGCAtgcaaatattatgataattaaaaatagaGCATATCGTAGTATTGAAGATAAAGGATGGTATTGTTGATAGCGTCGCTTATATTCACCTCTCGCTCGCACAATTCGTCGTCTATATTCGCACTTGTTGTAATAAATTGCAAAGTATAACAGCattcatttaataaatcttCGACGCAATTTTTCATCCCATTCTTTATCGCGAGCTGTAGTGTGTATGTTAATGTTTATAGCCGAGTGAATATTCGGgacacttttattttattataccaaatatttgagcatttaattaagtGACGGTGGCACACACAGACTTTCTTTTCAGAGGTGCTGAGATTGTAACTTTTTTAGCGccttcgcactacgtccgatccgtacccgtcaATGTACAGTCCGAATTAGACGACGGTAAGAAATCAGATGGCGGACAACTACCATAGAATTAGTTCTACGaatacttcggaccgtgttccCACgagtacggatcggattcggatcggacgtagtgcgaaagcgctcttacagTGAATAATATTGAACTACAAATAACCGTCAAATATCTTAATGAATACTAAAAGTTCGACTTTATGTGGCATGTATTTAAATAACGAAAGTAAATAAATCGCCATCCGTTTTGACATATACTGGActgaaattctattaaaaataccCTGTTAGGGCGCTTTCGCACTaggtccgatccgaatccgatccgtatccgtgaaaacacggtccgaagtagtcgtagtaCTGTTTCTATGGTAGTTGACGCGCTAGATCTGGCTACCGTCATcggatttctttccgtcaaccttTAGAAGTAGTTCTATAGtcgtttacgcactagatccggcttccgtcatccgatttctttacATCAACCGATAGAAATGGTTCTACGACTACACCAGACcgtttttcacgggtacggatcggattcggatcggatgTAGTGCATTGCTCTAGTATGCATACATATACTAGATGCAGTCACTTTTTTATTGAGAGTAGTCACTTAatctacttttattatattataaaccatTGTTTTCATGGATTTTTTcccgttatttttaaactttggtAAGATAATTTTGCCAGCATGCAATTTCCATTAATTTTAAGTGTACAAATGTAAATAGTATTTAAGTGTTTATATAGATTCTAAAATgtttaagataataattattaagtctgTATAAAAATTAGTTATGggaaatataatgttatttaaatattttgttttaatcagCGAGATCTTACTTTTtccatatatacatataggtagatatataagtatataattaaacCAGTATCGGCGAATAATTCGGGTTGATTtatagggttccgtagccaaactgcaaaaaacggaacccttatagatttgtcatgtctgtctgactgtccgtgtatgtcacagccacttttttccaaaactataagaactatactgttgaaacttggtaagaagatgtattctgtgaacagcattaacattttcacataaaaatagaaaaaaaaacaataaattttgggggttcccaatacttagaactgaaactcaaaaatgatTTGTCTTCAAACCCACACCTAAACccaatgatattgaggtttctaatgtcatttttttttaaactgaatagtttgcgcgagaaaCACTTCCAAACTGTGActtctaataataaaagaatgataaaactaaaaaaaaatatattatatacctatatatacattaccatgcaaacttccaccgaaaattgatttgaacgcgatctagtaagtagttttgtttaatacgtataaatgatgagaactcatttgcactgtatgattttgagcaaagattttttgcctctcccatttaaataatttaatatcattttcttctcaattaacttttattctatgttacttgctgctaggAAACCCTTTAAGGCGAgaccgactcgcacttggccgcttttatgGATTacaggaacaaacaaacttattatgccGACTacacggctaagtcgagttagtaattcttatatggggcgatatatatgcttttacaacatgatccaagaaaatattcaaaacaaatgtagaaaagaattgttaaaagacgttgatgtggtaaaggttactataacataaattactatcttaatgataatgtgttatatttttaaagtgacaaccctcacttctaggagtATTAATCCGTATAAATCCATCTGtagagacacagatatcctcttTTACTTTCTGGCTTATACATTATAGCACTCCTTCCCGGAGTATAAACTAGatcactcctttataccacgggcacAACTACAATAAAACTATATGTTTTTAGtactttttgtataaataatagctttatATCTGCTAAGGCATGGAcgacaaataattttttttttaaaacataacacattGCTTAGATTAACAAGAGcgaaatctcaagtcaatttcc
This is a stretch of genomic DNA from Leptidea sinapis chromosome 15, ilLepSina1.1, whole genome shotgun sequence. It encodes these proteins:
- the LOC126968285 gene encoding segmentation protein even-skipped-like codes for the protein MDSEINKTKIPSKNFSIESIVGIERRSPDIDIENTIQDYEDDVKISDSKMAYYFQNNRVPNFPFFMYEKRGDFQGEEMKRASPASVRSELDSDSAEDRPHESLSPQSEQITNSSSAPDPNIRRYRTAFTREQLARLEKEFMKENYVSRPRRCELAAQLQLPESTIKVWFQNRRMKDKRQRIAVAWPYAAVYSDPAFAASILQAAASSVGLPYGYPSPAMIPPFHNPLPTGYPYPYPYPRYPYIPPTPPSPVNPESSLRPSYNFNLNVDK